The Paenibacillus sp. YPG26 genome includes a window with the following:
- a CDS encoding formate/nitrite transporter family protein, translating to MAYYKPDQIAEITVQNGTHKAHNKLANMLILGFLAGAFIALGFLLDIRVIASAPEAWGSFATFIGASVFPVGLILVLLAGGELLTGNMMAVPLAGMARKITLREGAINILVITLSNFAGALFVAYFFGHVAGLTETGPYLAKTVEMAGHKLDATFIQAFVSGIGCNWLVALAVWLSYGADNMSGKILAIWFPTMSFVAIGFQHVVANMFLIPAAIFAGHYTWAVYFGNFVPVWLGNLVGGSIFVAAAYYVAYLRGVKEKTAAKPELRGTEPLRKSVV from the coding sequence ATGGCGTATTATAAACCGGACCAAATTGCAGAGATAACGGTTCAGAACGGAACACACAAGGCACATAACAAGCTGGCTAACATGTTAATTCTGGGATTTTTGGCGGGAGCCTTTATTGCCTTGGGATTTTTGCTTGATATTCGCGTTATTGCCAGTGCGCCTGAGGCGTGGGGCAGCTTTGCCACATTTATTGGAGCTTCGGTGTTCCCGGTAGGGCTGATTCTTGTCCTGCTTGCGGGAGGTGAGCTGCTGACGGGCAATATGATGGCAGTTCCGCTTGCCGGGATGGCCAGGAAGATTACGCTTCGCGAGGGAGCCATTAATATTCTTGTGATAACGCTAAGTAATTTTGCCGGTGCACTGTTCGTTGCATATTTCTTCGGGCATGTGGCGGGATTGACAGAGACCGGCCCTTATCTGGCCAAGACTGTCGAGATGGCTGGACATAAGCTGGATGCCACTTTTATACAGGCTTTTGTGTCGGGAATCGGATGTAACTGGCTGGTGGCGCTTGCGGTGTGGTTATCTTATGGGGCTGATAATATGAGCGGCAAAATCCTCGCCATCTGGTTCCCTACGATGTCCTTCGTGGCAATTGGATTCCAGCACGTGGTTGCAAATATGTTCCTGATTCCGGCTGCAATTTTTGCAGGGCATTACACATGGGCCGTGTATTTCGGGAATTTCGTTCCGGTATGGCTCGGGAATCTGGTAGGCGGATCCATCTTCGTTGCAGCGGCGTATTATGTGGCCTATCTCCGGGGTGTCAAAGAGAAGACGGCAGCGAAGCCGGAGTTAAGGGGCACAGAGCCGCTTCGCAAGAGCGTGGTCTAG
- a CDS encoding FAD-dependent oxidoreductase, which yields MKVAVIGCTHAGTAAIVNTAKLYPEAEITVYERNDNISFLSCGIALYVGGMVKDPQGLFYSSPDQLAELGVNTKMLHEVVSVDTDKSVLVARNLETGEEFQDSYDKLIVTTGSWPIVPKFEGSELNNIVLSKNWNHSNAIIEKAKDSRNIVVVGAGYIGVELVEAFQLNGKQVTLIDAEERILSKYLDPEFTDAIEDNLKEHGIKLALGEKVTRFEGEYGNVTKVVTSKGEYEADLVIMCIGFRPNTGLLKGQVDMLDNGAIIVDEFMQTSKKNVYAAGDSCAVFYNPTKKHAYIPLATNAVRMGTLVARNLVEPTVSYMGTQGTSGIKIYEDNIAGTGLTEVAAREAGIDADAVIINENYRPEFMPTHEPVKLKVVFEKETRRILGAQLMSKAELTQSINTISVCVQNNMKMEQLAFIDFFFQPHYNKPWNFLNTAGLQALPPVPSKQPAHV from the coding sequence ATGAAAGTAGCAGTTATCGGATGTACCCATGCAGGAACCGCAGCTATCGTTAACACCGCCAAGTTGTATCCAGAGGCCGAAATTACCGTGTACGAACGTAATGACAATATTTCCTTCTTGTCTTGCGGGATCGCCCTTTATGTGGGTGGTATGGTTAAGGATCCTCAGGGTCTGTTCTATTCCTCGCCGGATCAGCTTGCCGAGCTGGGTGTGAATACGAAGATGCTTCATGAGGTAGTGAGTGTAGATACTGACAAGAGTGTGCTGGTCGCACGTAATCTGGAGACAGGTGAAGAATTCCAGGATAGCTATGACAAGCTGATCGTAACTACAGGTTCATGGCCAATCGTACCCAAATTCGAAGGCAGCGAGCTTAACAATATTGTTCTCTCGAAGAACTGGAATCATTCCAATGCGATTATCGAGAAGGCTAAGGATTCCCGCAACATCGTGGTTGTAGGTGCCGGATATATTGGCGTTGAGCTTGTGGAGGCTTTCCAGCTGAATGGCAAGCAGGTGACGTTGATAGATGCCGAAGAACGCATTCTCAGCAAATACCTGGATCCAGAGTTCACAGATGCCATTGAGGACAATCTTAAGGAGCATGGCATTAAGCTTGCTCTTGGGGAGAAGGTGACCCGGTTCGAAGGCGAGTACGGCAATGTAACTAAAGTCGTAACCTCCAAGGGGGAATACGAGGCAGATCTCGTGATTATGTGTATCGGCTTCCGTCCGAATACGGGCCTGCTGAAGGGTCAGGTGGATATGCTGGATAACGGTGCGATCATCGTGGATGAATTCATGCAGACGAGCAAGAAGAATGTGTATGCCGCTGGTGACAGCTGTGCGGTCTTCTATAATCCAACGAAGAAGCATGCTTATATTCCGCTGGCTACCAACGCGGTTCGTATGGGTACGCTTGTAGCCCGCAACCTGGTTGAGCCTACCGTGTCCTATATGGGAACTCAAGGTACCTCGGGCATCAAGATTTATGAGGATAACATCGCCGGAACCGGGCTGACTGAGGTGGCAGCCAGAGAGGCGGGAATCGATGCCGATGCCGTCATCATTAACGAGAACTACCGTCCTGAATTCATGCCGACACATGAACCTGTCAAGCTGAAGGTCGTATTCGAAAAAGAAACCCGCCGCATTCTCGGGGCACAGCTCATGTCGAAAGCGGAGCTTACTCAATCGATCAATACGATTTCGGTATGCGTTCAGAACAATATGAAGATGGAGCAGCTGGCCTTCATCGACTTCTTCTTCCAGCCGCATTACAACAAGCCTTGGAACTTCTTGAATACCGCTGGTCTTCAGGCGCTTCCTCCAGTTCCATCGAAGCAGCCGGCACATGTCTGA
- a CDS encoding SDR family oxidoreductase: protein MKTIFVAGAHGETGRRIVRDLIDAGYRVHGLVRTEDQAAAIRQVGAEPFIGDLNGVFSEGLKGADAVICAVGAGASGNPEEVDHLGTVRLIEQSILDGVERFILISSVGTLAPDQMPDLLKPFLLAKRRAEKVLEESTLNHTIIRPGGLTNEPPTGRVTTSIGATRHGRISRDDVAKAAVLALSLPQTELCAFEMIEGDVPLEEALQQLRQDQAQE, encoded by the coding sequence ATGAAAACCATTTTTGTCGCCGGAGCACACGGGGAGACAGGACGGCGCATTGTCCGTGATTTAATTGATGCCGGTTATCGGGTACACGGACTAGTTAGAACAGAAGATCAGGCAGCAGCAATACGGCAGGTGGGCGCTGAACCTTTTATCGGGGATCTGAACGGGGTATTCTCGGAAGGACTTAAGGGAGCGGATGCGGTGATCTGTGCTGTAGGCGCGGGGGCCTCTGGCAATCCGGAAGAAGTTGACCATCTAGGCACGGTACGGCTCATTGAGCAGTCCATCTTGGATGGTGTAGAGCGGTTCATCCTGATCAGCTCGGTCGGTACCCTAGCGCCTGACCAGATGCCGGATCTGCTGAAGCCTTTCCTGCTTGCCAAAAGACGGGCCGAGAAGGTGCTTGAGGAAAGCACGCTGAACCATACCATTATTCGCCCGGGCGGCCTGACGAACGAACCGCCGACTGGACGGGTTACGACATCCATAGGGGCGACCCGGCACGGGCGGATCTCCAGAGATGACGTTGCCAAGGCAGCGGTTCTCGCCTTGTCTCTTCCTCAGACCGAATTATGCGCATTCGAGATGATTGAGGGAGACGTTCCTCTGGAAGAAGCGCTGCAGCAGCTTAGGCAGGATCAGGCACAGGAATAG
- a CDS encoding YjdF family protein: protein MTLTVYYEGRYWVGVVQEEEEGRLRAGRFIFGTEPADAEVLEFISKHLTSLMESMTAEVEGKLMPTRRVNPKRLQRLAAEESRAHGAGSYADQAIKLQMEQRKRLRRVVSKAQREEFKERKREIVRQKAKDKHRGR from the coding sequence ATGACGTTAACAGTGTATTACGAAGGCCGGTATTGGGTGGGTGTGGTGCAAGAAGAGGAAGAAGGCAGATTACGGGCTGGCCGATTCATATTCGGCACCGAACCGGCTGATGCCGAGGTGCTTGAATTTATTAGCAAGCATCTAACTTCACTTATGGAATCGATGACAGCCGAGGTGGAGGGTAAGCTGATGCCCACACGCCGGGTGAATCCCAAGCGGCTTCAGAGGCTTGCAGCCGAGGAGAGCAGAGCGCATGGCGCCGGAAGTTATGCCGATCAGGCGATTAAGCTGCAGATGGAGCAGCGGAAGCGGCTGAGGCGGGTGGTCAGCAAGGCACAGCGTGAGGAATTTAAGGAGCGCAAGCGGGAAATCGTGCGGCAGAAGGCCAAGGACAAGCATAGGGGCCGTTAG
- a CDS encoding (2Fe-2S)-binding protein, with the protein MKLNYEQFEQLFNIVREEPHDAVLSIQASDLLKEDQAIDFLKAFQAEIKGQDLQVASTYFASAWRGVCVVFQYMISLSETRLDLSLTNLSLHISRKKGYPALFFLLQDAAEHPWPAQERDRLRADALEGFYRDTLRPVFGMLANVSGLPAAQVWGQLPLGVAYYIRHISGELEHEADRLRLQEDHEYLIKGVDSSVFGLSRNPFNYKPKWIEDLYNPGQLSQMKPTCCLAYRTDTGHGYCYSCPKLTREQREEKAASIRAAVKSS; encoded by the coding sequence GTGAAACTCAATTATGAACAGTTCGAGCAGTTGTTCAACATCGTAAGAGAAGAGCCTCATGATGCGGTTCTAAGCATTCAGGCTTCTGACCTCCTTAAGGAAGATCAGGCTATAGATTTCCTTAAGGCCTTTCAGGCAGAGATCAAAGGGCAGGACTTGCAGGTCGCTTCCACCTACTTCGCTTCGGCATGGCGCGGAGTATGTGTTGTATTTCAATACATGATCTCTCTAAGTGAGACGCGATTGGATCTCTCGTTGACCAATTTGTCCCTGCATATCAGCCGGAAGAAAGGTTACCCGGCCCTATTCTTCCTGCTTCAAGATGCGGCTGAACATCCTTGGCCTGCACAGGAACGGGACCGCTTGAGAGCAGATGCCCTTGAGGGCTTCTACAGGGATACACTGCGCCCGGTGTTCGGGATGCTGGCAAATGTATCGGGGCTTCCGGCGGCCCAGGTCTGGGGACAGCTGCCGCTTGGTGTTGCCTATTACATCAGGCATATTAGTGGTGAACTGGAACATGAAGCGGATCGTCTCCGTCTGCAGGAAGACCATGAGTATTTGATTAAGGGCGTGGATTCCTCCGTCTTTGGCCTTAGCAGAAATCCATTTAACTACAAGCCCAAATGGATTGAAGATCTATATAATCCAGGTCAGTTGTCGCAGATGAAGCCCACCTGCTGCCTGGCTTACCGGACGGATACGGGGCATGGATACTGCTATTCCTGTCCCAAATTAACCCGTGAGCAGCGGGAAGAAAAGGCGGCGTCCATCAGGGCCGCGGTGAAGTCTTCATAA
- a CDS encoding ABC transporter ATP-binding protein, with translation MVSLQTSHLDIAYEDRLIVEDLNIQIPEGKITALVGANGSGKSTILKTMARIMQPKGGSVILNGKSIHKQSTREVAKQLAILPQNPTAPEGLTVYELVSYGRFPYQKGFGSLRSEDKQVIEWAIEATGMQEFRDRPLDQLSGGQRQRAWIAMALAQETAILFLDEPTTFLDMAHQLEVLHLLERLNAEANRTIVMVVHDLNHAARYANHVIAIKKGQAIASGTPEEVVTQDVLREVFGIEADIVTDPRSGVPLCLPYDLASRPHELRPAKKSAVRPAGVGMRAASSR, from the coding sequence ATGGTATCTTTACAGACCTCACACTTGGATATAGCTTACGAAGACCGATTAATCGTTGAAGATTTGAATATACAGATTCCTGAAGGCAAGATTACAGCTCTTGTGGGAGCGAATGGTTCCGGCAAATCGACAATTCTTAAGACCATGGCCCGGATTATGCAGCCGAAGGGCGGCAGTGTGATTCTGAACGGCAAGTCTATTCATAAACAATCCACCCGCGAAGTAGCCAAGCAGCTGGCCATTCTTCCGCAGAATCCGACTGCCCCGGAGGGCCTGACTGTGTATGAGCTTGTCTCCTATGGGCGGTTCCCTTATCAGAAGGGATTTGGCAGCTTGAGAAGCGAGGATAAGCAGGTCATTGAGTGGGCAATTGAAGCCACAGGCATGCAGGAATTCAGAGACCGGCCTCTTGACCAGCTGTCGGGCGGGCAGCGTCAGCGTGCCTGGATTGCGATGGCTCTGGCTCAGGAGACGGCGATTCTGTTCCTTGATGAGCCTACTACTTTCCTCGACATGGCCCACCAGCTTGAGGTTCTTCATCTGCTTGAACGGCTTAACGCGGAAGCCAATCGCACGATCGTTATGGTCGTGCATGATTTGAACCATGCGGCACGTTATGCCAATCACGTCATTGCCATCAAGAAGGGGCAGGCCATAGCTTCAGGTACTCCTGAGGAAGTCGTAACCCAGGATGTGCTTCGTGAGGTGTTTGGAATTGAAGCTGATATTGTGACGGACCCTCGCAGCGGCGTGCCCCTGTGTCTTCCGTATGATCTTGCTTCCCGCCCCCATGAGCTTAGACCAGCCAAGAAATCCGCTGTCCGGCCAGCGGGTGTGGGCATGAGAGCGGCATCTTCAAGATAG
- a CDS encoding DUF3243 domain-containing protein, translating into MSELEHAVNKEGEVALNKVDDALDRMDQGQKDEILNNFQSFKKYLSERIELAQNIGLSEETIAKTAEKIAGYLAANEEPRNREEKLLQELWKVGDQQQRHQLAHLLVRLAQAEG; encoded by the coding sequence ATGTCTGAATTAGAACATGCTGTTAACAAGGAAGGCGAAGTTGCGCTGAATAAAGTAGATGATGCGTTGGACCGGATGGATCAAGGACAGAAGGATGAGATTTTGAATAATTTCCAATCCTTCAAGAAATATCTTTCTGAGCGAATTGAACTTGCTCAAAACATTGGACTTAGCGAAGAGACAATAGCTAAGACGGCTGAGAAAATTGCGGGTTACCTCGCAGCGAACGAAGAGCCGCGCAACCGTGAGGAGAAGCTTCTGCAAGAGCTCTGGAAAGTCGGAGATCAGCAGCAGCGCCATCAGCTTGCACACCTGCTCGTTCGTCTTGCACAAGCAGAGGGCTAA
- a CDS encoding M15 family metallopeptidase — MRNSCEEIQSREAKPRMRSRAARLALAASALMLTAALLNGCGEDKAAPGTQSPESSSNGQTAETEQGKVTEPAVAQPESSGTQSGHTNGGTEEPDGPKPEGQSEDVKTAATDPESEAVLVNKQFGLPDDYEPNDLVYPDVPFTFSEKIDKRKMRKEAAAALEEMFAAARQDGVHLAGVSAYRSKKTQTSLFNRYVKKDGLEKAKTYSAVPGYSEHQTGLAIDVSGSDGKCAAESCFGGTKEAEWLKEHVQEYGYIVRYPEGKESITGYKYEPWHIRYVGKEIAQDVTSKGITLEEYYDAVEVSGTP, encoded by the coding sequence ATGAGAAATTCATGTGAAGAGATACAATCCCGTGAGGCCAAGCCTCGCATGAGAAGCCGGGCGGCCCGTCTGGCCCTGGCAGCGTCCGCGTTAATGCTTACAGCTGCCTTGCTCAATGGCTGCGGGGAAGATAAGGCAGCGCCGGGCACCCAGAGTCCAGAGTCCTCTTCTAACGGGCAGACAGCAGAGACGGAACAGGGGAAGGTTACGGAACCTGCCGTAGCTCAGCCTGAATCTTCGGGAACACAATCGGGGCATACTAACGGGGGAACGGAGGAGCCGGATGGCCCGAAGCCTGAAGGCCAAAGTGAAGACGTGAAGACGGCCGCAACCGATCCGGAGAGCGAAGCGGTCCTGGTGAACAAGCAGTTTGGTCTGCCGGACGACTACGAGCCGAACGACCTTGTATACCCTGATGTTCCGTTCACGTTCAGCGAGAAGATCGACAAGCGCAAAATGCGCAAAGAGGCTGCCGCAGCTCTGGAAGAGATGTTCGCAGCTGCCAGGCAGGATGGGGTCCATCTGGCGGGGGTATCCGCCTACCGGTCCAAGAAGACACAGACGAGTCTGTTCAATCGTTACGTGAAGAAGGACGGCCTGGAGAAGGCCAAAACCTACAGCGCAGTACCCGGTTACAGCGAACATCAGACAGGCCTCGCTATTGACGTGTCCGGTAGCGATGGGAAATGTGCGGCGGAATCCTGCTTTGGAGGAACCAAGGAAGCCGAGTGGCTGAAAGAGCATGTGCAGGAGTATGGCTATATCGTCCGGTATCCTGAAGGCAAGGAGTCGATAACCGGCTATAAATACGAGCCTTGGCATATCCGTTATGTCGGCAAGGAGATTGCGCAGGATGTGACCAGCAAAGGAATTACGCTCGAAGAATATTATGATGCTGTAGAGGTATCCGGGACTCCATAG
- a CDS encoding DEAD/DEAH box helicase, with amino-acid sequence MTTFQDWGFLPAFYDILQEQGIVNPTPVQEAAIPKLLAGHDLIAQAQTGTGKTLAFLLPIMHKIRPEVDNAQALVITPTRELAIQITAEARRLAAGREGVSVLAAYGGQDVERQLRKLAGGCQLVIGTPGRLLDHMRRGALKLDKVRMLVLDEADQMLHMGFFEEVETIMRSIPRSRQTMLFSATMPEKVRNLAKVYMKEPQDVRIASKQDHIPRGNIRQLVIECTDRTREDALVDMMERDHPYLAVVFCRTKVRAKALNQALQERGYISGELHGDLSQAKREQVMRSFRSAKLQFLVATDVAARGIDVEGVTHVYNYDVPQDHESYIHRIGRTGRAGEKGLAVTFVAPKDMPELRDIERGINQRIDRERYEPSSHSFTAVKKSSVSHEEGEGRSSRSGGEREGSRRGERSGGRSGGRSGGRERSQGGRGGRGGSGERGDGRGRSQEGRGGRERGSAERSGGARGSGHGFGGERSQGGRGTGSESRGQASGRRSSSAGRSDAPPFPGGGDSRGRGGSKPRPGGSARQAGQGGRAGGSDRSRRGGKR; translated from the coding sequence TTGACGACTTTTCAAGATTGGGGCTTTCTGCCCGCCTTTTATGATATTTTGCAGGAACAGGGGATTGTGAATCCTACGCCTGTGCAGGAAGCGGCGATTCCAAAGCTGCTTGCGGGACATGACTTGATTGCCCAGGCCCAGACGGGTACAGGGAAGACGCTTGCGTTCCTGCTCCCGATTATGCACAAAATTCGACCAGAGGTGGACAATGCCCAGGCTCTTGTCATTACACCGACCCGGGAGCTCGCGATCCAGATTACCGCTGAAGCGCGCAGGCTTGCCGCCGGACGTGAAGGGGTGTCTGTGCTGGCCGCATACGGAGGACAGGATGTGGAACGCCAGCTGCGCAAGCTTGCGGGTGGCTGTCAGCTCGTCATCGGGACACCGGGGCGTCTGCTGGATCATATGAGACGCGGGGCCCTTAAGCTGGACAAGGTCAGAATGCTGGTGCTTGATGAAGCGGATCAGATGCTGCATATGGGATTCTTCGAGGAAGTTGAGACCATTATGCGCTCCATCCCGAGAAGCCGTCAGACGATGCTCTTCTCGGCAACGATGCCGGAGAAAGTCAGGAATTTGGCCAAGGTCTATATGAAAGAGCCGCAGGATGTCCGGATTGCCTCCAAGCAGGATCATATCCCGCGCGGGAATATCCGCCAGCTGGTCATTGAATGTACAGACCGCACCCGGGAGGACGCTCTTGTTGATATGATGGAGCGCGATCACCCCTATCTCGCTGTAGTCTTCTGCCGGACCAAGGTTCGGGCCAAGGCGCTGAATCAAGCCCTGCAGGAGAGAGGTTATATCTCCGGTGAGCTGCACGGCGATCTCTCCCAGGCGAAGCGTGAGCAGGTCATGCGCTCTTTCCGGAGTGCGAAGCTTCAGTTCCTTGTGGCTACGGATGTGGCGGCCCGCGGAATCGACGTTGAAGGGGTAACCCATGTCTATAACTATGATGTTCCTCAGGATCATGAGAGCTACATCCACCGGATTGGCCGGACAGGCCGTGCGGGAGAGAAGGGGCTTGCGGTGACCTTCGTGGCCCCGAAGGACATGCCGGAGCTGCGGGATATCGAGCGCGGCATCAATCAGCGGATTGATCGGGAGCGCTATGAGCCGTCAAGCCATTCGTTCACGGCAGTGAAGAAATCCTCGGTGAGCCACGAGGAAGGCGAGGGCCGCTCGTCGAGATCAGGCGGGGAGCGGGAAGGCTCCCGCCGTGGTGAGCGCAGCGGAGGCCGAAGCGGCGGACGCAGCGGTGGCCGCGAGCGCAGTCAGGGCGGCCGTGGTGGTCGCGGAGGCAGCGGCGAGCGCGGCGATGGACGCGGCCGCAGCCAAGAGGGCCGCGGCGGACGCGAGCGCGGCAGTGCCGAGCGCAGCGGCGGGGCCCGCGGAAGCGGGCACGGCTTCGGCGGCGAGCGCAGCCAAGGTGGCCGCGGCACGGGCAGCGAGAGCCGCGGGCAAGCCAGCGGCCGGCGCAGCAGCTCCGCCGGCCGGAGTGACGCGCCGCCGTTCCCTGGCGGCGGCGATTCCCGCGGGCGCGGCGGCTCGAAGCCGCGCCCGGGCGGGTCCGCCCGGCAGGCCGGCCAAGGCGGCCGTGCCGGCGGCAGTGACCGCAGCCGCAGAGGCGGCAAGCGGTAG
- a CDS encoding ThuA domain-containing protein, which yields MNKKKALLIGDYTHPKFHPLQGVDAEITHTLQDYLSVQCSENNHMFEYNNLGAFDLCISYLDSWTEKLSLKQTGGLLSFVSGGGGLLILHNGIIMDNRYELAQLIGAKHTAHRSRQTLELRVTGPGHDVTRGIEGFKIEDEPYRFEFDPFTEKTVLLEYTTTDGEWHPAAWAHSYGLGRVVYLMPGNDQPAFQHPVYQKLLLQAAKWAARVSG from the coding sequence ATGAATAAGAAGAAGGCGCTGTTAATCGGGGACTATACGCATCCCAAGTTTCACCCTCTGCAGGGTGTGGATGCGGAGATCACCCATACCCTGCAGGACTATCTCAGTGTGCAGTGCAGTGAGAATAATCATATGTTCGAATATAACAACCTCGGTGCATTTGATCTGTGTATATCCTATCTGGACAGCTGGACAGAGAAGCTGTCGTTGAAGCAGACCGGAGGCCTGCTGTCTTTTGTCAGCGGCGGCGGGGGTCTGCTAATCTTGCACAACGGTATTATTATGGATAACCGTTACGAGCTGGCTCAGCTCATCGGAGCAAAGCACACCGCCCATCGCTCCAGACAGACTCTGGAGCTTCGAGTGACCGGGCCGGGGCATGATGTTACGCGGGGGATTGAAGGCTTCAAGATCGAGGATGAGCCTTACCGCTTCGAATTCGACCCTTTTACGGAAAAGACGGTTCTGCTTGAGTACACAACGACTGATGGTGAATGGCATCCCGCAGCGTGGGCGCATTCCTACGGCCTGGGGCGTGTTGTATATTTGATGCCGGGTAACGACCAGCCTGCATTCCAGCATCCTGTGTACCAGAAGCTGCTGCTGCAAGCTGCGAAGTGGGCTGCACGGGTGTCTGGATAG
- a CDS encoding uroporphyrinogen-III synthase yields the protein MARRLEGKRIALTGPRKAQELGKLVENMGGIPLLRPAQGTVFLDHADLRDGLTVWMENRPDWAIFTTGVGLDALFETAEDMGVAGDYSDLLRNTMIAARGYKTVNGLKKRQLEPMVRDDDGSTEGLIRAFSTHNLQGKTVMIQLHGDPAPRLISWLEEQGAKTMQILPYRHIPPADENLELLLADLLGGRIDAVTFTSTPQVRFLMDYADQSGRLTELIGALSGPVVAVAVGKVTAQGLVEAGIPRIVAPREERMGSMMVELAKYYAGESQPFYKRGDELN from the coding sequence ATGGCAAGAAGACTTGAGGGAAAGAGAATCGCACTTACAGGTCCCAGGAAAGCACAGGAGCTTGGCAAGCTGGTCGAGAATATGGGGGGAATCCCGCTGCTTCGACCGGCACAGGGAACGGTGTTCCTTGACCATGCGGATCTTCGTGACGGACTGACCGTCTGGATGGAGAATCGTCCGGATTGGGCCATATTTACGACTGGTGTCGGTCTGGATGCTCTATTCGAGACGGCTGAAGATATGGGGGTTGCCGGGGATTACTCGGATCTCCTGCGTAATACCATGATCGCTGCGAGAGGTTACAAGACCGTGAACGGACTTAAGAAACGGCAGCTTGAGCCTATGGTAAGAGATGATGATGGCAGCACGGAGGGATTGATACGGGCCTTCTCCACTCATAATCTCCAGGGCAAGACGGTGATGATCCAGCTTCATGGTGATCCCGCACCCAGGCTGATCAGCTGGCTGGAAGAGCAGGGTGCGAAGACGATGCAGATCCTCCCTTATCGTCACATTCCACCTGCGGACGAGAATCTGGAGCTTCTGTTAGCCGATCTTCTTGGGGGGCGGATTGATGCGGTTACCTTCACAAGCACGCCGCAGGTCAGATTCCTCATGGATTATGCGGACCAAAGCGGACGGTTAACCGAATTAATCGGAGCGCTTAGCGGGCCGGTTGTAGCCGTAGCAGTTGGGAAGGTTACGGCGCAGGGGCTTGTGGAAGCCGGAATTCCGAGGATTGTTGCTCCCAGAGAGGAACGGATGGGGAGCATGATGGTAGAGCTGGCCAAATATTATGCCGGAGAAAGCCAGCCATTTTATAAGCGTGGAGACGAGTTGAACTAG
- a CDS encoding winged-helix domain-containing protein codes for MSSEEIRTAVPGLQPEFCPVTQRVIVVSPLPRGLHELVRDLSDGCFDVMVFHHLEQGIRNAQSADLLILDLTAYREQEDEAVLKNLMLQHTEEIPTLLLIKESMLPLVDERLRQQELLVWPARPQEVLYHAQRIIRTSTKKAPASLLLSGTSPAIYKDLWIDRKKMSVYRDGTRIELTKTEYDLLLKLLLSDGAVLTREDLLSDIWDTSFLGGSNVVDVHIKSLRKKLGDRASNPAYIATVRGVGYRMAD; via the coding sequence ATGTCATCAGAAGAAATAAGGACAGCGGTACCCGGCCTGCAGCCGGAGTTCTGTCCGGTTACACAGCGGGTGATTGTGGTAAGTCCCCTTCCCCGGGGGCTTCATGAACTGGTGCGCGATCTGTCGGACGGCTGCTTCGACGTGATGGTATTCCATCATCTGGAGCAGGGAATCCGCAATGCCCAGTCTGCCGATCTGCTTATTCTTGATCTCACAGCCTACCGGGAACAGGAAGATGAAGCGGTACTGAAGAACTTGATGCTGCAGCATACGGAAGAGATTCCTACCCTCCTGCTGATTAAGGAGTCCATGCTGCCCCTGGTGGATGAGCGCCTTCGTCAGCAGGAGCTGCTGGTATGGCCGGCCAGACCTCAAGAGGTGTTGTACCATGCTCAGCGTATTATTCGGACCAGTACGAAGAAAGCGCCAGCCTCCCTGCTCCTGAGCGGCACATCCCCCGCCATCTATAAGGATCTGTGGATTGACCGCAAGAAGATGTCCGTCTACCGGGACGGGACACGCATTGAGCTGACGAAGACGGAATATGATCTGCTCTTGAAGCTTCTGCTTAGTGATGGAGCGGTGCTGACCCGGGAGGATTTGCTCAGTGATATATGGGATACTTCATTTCTGGGCGGAAGCAACGTGGTTGATGTCCATATCAAAAGCTTGCGCAAAAAGCTGGGCGACCGGGCCTCCAATCCAGCCTATATCGCCACGGTACGAGGTGTAGGCTACCGGATGGCCGACTAG
- a CDS encoding transcriptional repressor encodes MKSLNLTTQRRAVYEVVRNSNDHPTAAEVMNRLVERGHNFAYGTVYNSLRYLTDKEMIRELKLGEAASRYDAKLDDHQHIICEVCGRVDEVMTQIPDAWSAEVAKETGYHVHHAHVVFGGVCAQCHQKK; translated from the coding sequence ATGAAGTCACTGAACCTAACTACACAGCGCCGGGCTGTATATGAAGTGGTCCGGAATTCAAATGATCATCCTACGGCAGCCGAGGTTATGAACCGTCTCGTCGAGCGTGGACATAATTTCGCTTACGGTACCGTATATAATTCACTTAGATATTTGACAGACAAAGAAATGATCCGGGAGCTTAAGCTCGGAGAGGCTGCGAGCCGCTATGATGCCAAGCTGGACGATCATCAGCATATTATTTGCGAGGTATGCGGGCGTGTAGATGAAGTGATGACCCAAATTCCGGACGCATGGAGTGCTGAGGTTGCGAAGGAGACCGGGTACCATGTCCACCACGCGCATGTCGTATTTGGGGGGGTATGTGCACAATGTCATCAGAAGAAATAA